Proteins encoded by one window of Macaca mulatta isolate MMU2019108-1 chromosome 10, T2T-MMU8v2.0, whole genome shotgun sequence:
- the LOC100424899 gene encoding guanine nucleotide-binding protein G(s) subunit alpha isoform X15 — protein MEDAVQILLVFMDSGAGESGKSTIVKQMRILHVNGFNGDEKATKVQDIKNNLKEAIETIVAAMSNLVPPVELANPENQFRVDYILSVMNVPDFDFPPEFYEHAKALWEDEGVRACYERSNEYQLIDCAQYFLDKIDVIKQADYVPSDQDLLRCRVLTSGIFETKFQVDKVNFHMFDVGGQRDERRKWIQCFNDVTAIIFVVASSSYNMVIREDNQTNRLQEALNLFKSIWNNRWLRTISVILFLNKQDLLAEKVLAGKSKIEDYFPEFARYTTPEDATPEPGEDPRVTRAKYFIRDEFLRISTASGDGRHYCYPHFTCAVDTENIRRVFNDCRDIIQRMHLRQYELL, from the exons GTGCTGGAGAATCTGGTAAAAGCACCATTGTGAAGCAGATGAGGATCCTGCATGTTAATGGGTTTAATGGAGA TGAGAAGGCAACCAAAGTGCAGGACATCAAAAACAACCTGAAAGAGGCAATCGAA ACCATTGTGGCCGCCATGAGCAACCTGGTGCCCCCCGTGGAGCTGGCCAACCCTGAGAACCAGTTCAGAGTGGACTACATTCTGAGTGTGATGAACGTGCCTGACTTTGACTTCCCTCCC GAATTCTACGAGCATGCCAAGGCTCTGTGGGAGGACGAAGGAGTACGTGCCTGCTATGAACGCTCCAACGAGTACCAGCTGATTGACTGTGCCCAGTA cTTCCTGGACAAGATCGATGTGATCAAGCAGGCTGACTATGTGCCGAGCGACCAG GACCTGCTTCGCTGCCGCGTCCTGACTTCTGGAATCTTCGAGACCAAGTTCCAGGTGGACAAAGTCAACTTCCA CATGTTTGACGTGGGTGGCCAGCGCGATGAACGCCGCAAGTGGATCCAGTGCTTCAATG ATGTGACTGCCATCATCTTCGTGGTGGCCAGCAGCAGCTACAACATGGTCATCCGGGAGGACAACCAGACCAACCGCCTGCAGGAGGCTCTGAACCTCTTCAAGAGCATCTGGAACAACAG ATGGCTGCGCACCATCTCTGTGATTCTGTTCCTCAACAAGCAAGATCTGCTCGCTGAGAAAGTCCTTGCTGGGAAATCGAAGATTGAGGACTACTTTCCAGAATTTGCTCGCTACACTACTCCTGAGGATG CTACTCCCGAGCCCGGAGAGGACCCACGCGTGACCCGGGCCAAGTACTTCATTCGAGATGAGTTTCTG AGGATCAGCACTGCCAGTGGAGATGGGCGTCACTACTGCTACCCTCACTTCACCTGCGCTGTGGACACTGAGAACATCCGCCGTGTGTTCAACGACTGCCGTGACATCATTCAGCGCATGCACCTTCGTCAGTACGAGCTGCTCTAA
- the LOC100424899 gene encoding guanine nucleotide-binding protein G(s) subunit alpha isoform X9 has translation MGCLGNSKTEDQRNEEKAQREANKKIEKQLQKDKQVYRATHRLLLLGAGESGKSTIVKQMRILHVNGFNGEGGEEDPQAARSNSDGSEKATKVQDIKNNLKEAIETIVAAMSNLVPPVELANPENQFRVDYILSVMNVPDFDFPPEFYEHAKALWEDEGVRACYERSNEYQLIDCAQYFLDKIDVIKQADYVPSDQDLLRCRVLTSGIFETKFQVDKVNFHMFDVGGQRDERRKWIQCFNDVTAIIFVVASSSYNMVIREDNQTNRLQEALNLFKSIWNNRWLRTISVILFLNKQDLLAEKVLAGKSKIEDYFPEFARYTTPEDATPEPGEDPRVTRAKYFIRDEFLRISTASGDGRHYCYPHFTCAVDTENIRRVFNDCRDIIQRMHLRQYELL, from the exons atgGGCTGCCTCGGGAACAGTAAGACCGAGGACCAGCGCAACGAGGAGAAGGCGCAGCGTGAGGCCAACAAAAAGATCGAGAAGCAGCTGCAGAAGGACAAGCAGGTCTACCGGGCCACGCACCGCCTGCTGCTGCTGG GTGCTGGAGAATCTGGTAAAAGCACCATTGTGAAGCAGATGAGGATCCTGCATGTTAATGGGTTTAATGGAGA GGGCGGCGAAGAGGACCCGCAGGCTGCAAGGAGCAACAGCGATG GCAGTGAGAAGGCAACCAAAGTGCAGGACATCAAAAACAACCTGAAAGAGGCAATCGAA ACCATTGTGGCCGCCATGAGCAACCTGGTGCCCCCCGTGGAGCTGGCCAACCCTGAGAACCAGTTCAGAGTGGACTACATTCTGAGTGTGATGAACGTGCCTGACTTTGACTTCCCTCCC GAATTCTACGAGCATGCCAAGGCTCTGTGGGAGGACGAAGGAGTACGTGCCTGCTATGAACGCTCCAACGAGTACCAGCTGATTGACTGTGCCCAGTA cTTCCTGGACAAGATCGATGTGATCAAGCAGGCTGACTATGTGCCGAGCGACCAG GACCTGCTTCGCTGCCGCGTCCTGACTTCTGGAATCTTCGAGACCAAGTTCCAGGTGGACAAAGTCAACTTCCA CATGTTTGACGTGGGTGGCCAGCGCGATGAACGCCGCAAGTGGATCCAGTGCTTCAATG ATGTGACTGCCATCATCTTCGTGGTGGCCAGCAGCAGCTACAACATGGTCATCCGGGAGGACAACCAGACCAACCGCCTGCAGGAGGCTCTGAACCTCTTCAAGAGCATCTGGAACAACAG ATGGCTGCGCACCATCTCTGTGATTCTGTTCCTCAACAAGCAAGATCTGCTCGCTGAGAAAGTCCTTGCTGGGAAATCGAAGATTGAGGACTACTTTCCAGAATTTGCTCGCTACACTACTCCTGAGGATG CTACTCCCGAGCCCGGAGAGGACCCACGCGTGACCCGGGCCAAGTACTTCATTCGAGATGAGTTTCTG AGGATCAGCACTGCCAGTGGAGATGGGCGTCACTACTGCTACCCTCACTTCACCTGCGCTGTGGACACTGAGAACATCCGCCGTGTGTTCAACGACTGCCGTGACATCATTCAGCGCATGCACCTTCGTCAGTACGAGCTGCTCTAA
- the LOC100424899 gene encoding guanine nucleotide-binding protein G(s) subunit alpha isoform X17 → MRILHVNGFNGDSEKATKVQDIKNNLKEAIETIVAAMSNLVPPVELANPENQFRVDYILSVMNVPDFDFPPEFYEHAKALWEDEGVRACYERSNEYQLIDCAQYFLDKIDVIKQADYVPSDQDLLRCRVLTSGIFETKFQVDKVNFHMFDVGGQRDERRKWIQCFNDVTAIIFVVASSSYNMVIREDNQTNRLQEALNLFKSIWNNRWLRTISVILFLNKQDLLAEKVLAGKSKIEDYFPEFARYTTPEDATPEPGEDPRVTRAKYFIRDEFLRISTASGDGRHYCYPHFTCAVDTENIRRVFNDCRDIIQRMHLRQYELL, encoded by the exons ATGAGGATCCTGCATGTTAATGGGTTTAATGGAGA CAGTGAGAAGGCAACCAAAGTGCAGGACATCAAAAACAACCTGAAAGAGGCAATCGAA ACCATTGTGGCCGCCATGAGCAACCTGGTGCCCCCCGTGGAGCTGGCCAACCCTGAGAACCAGTTCAGAGTGGACTACATTCTGAGTGTGATGAACGTGCCTGACTTTGACTTCCCTCCC GAATTCTACGAGCATGCCAAGGCTCTGTGGGAGGACGAAGGAGTACGTGCCTGCTATGAACGCTCCAACGAGTACCAGCTGATTGACTGTGCCCAGTA cTTCCTGGACAAGATCGATGTGATCAAGCAGGCTGACTATGTGCCGAGCGACCAG GACCTGCTTCGCTGCCGCGTCCTGACTTCTGGAATCTTCGAGACCAAGTTCCAGGTGGACAAAGTCAACTTCCA CATGTTTGACGTGGGTGGCCAGCGCGATGAACGCCGCAAGTGGATCCAGTGCTTCAATG ATGTGACTGCCATCATCTTCGTGGTGGCCAGCAGCAGCTACAACATGGTCATCCGGGAGGACAACCAGACCAACCGCCTGCAGGAGGCTCTGAACCTCTTCAAGAGCATCTGGAACAACAG ATGGCTGCGCACCATCTCTGTGATTCTGTTCCTCAACAAGCAAGATCTGCTCGCTGAGAAAGTCCTTGCTGGGAAATCGAAGATTGAGGACTACTTTCCAGAATTTGCTCGCTACACTACTCCTGAGGATG CTACTCCCGAGCCCGGAGAGGACCCACGCGTGACCCGGGCCAAGTACTTCATTCGAGATGAGTTTCTG AGGATCAGCACTGCCAGTGGAGATGGGCGTCACTACTGCTACCCTCACTTCACCTGCGCTGTGGACACTGAGAACATCCGCCGTGTGTTCAACGACTGCCGTGACATCATTCAGCGCATGCACCTTCGTCAGTACGAGCTGCTCTAA
- the LOC100424899 gene encoding guanine nucleotide-binding protein G(s) subunit alpha isoform X14, whose product MEDAVQILLVFMDSGAGESGKSTIVKQMRILHVNGFNGDSEKATKVQDIKNNLKEAIETIVAAMSNLVPPVELANPENQFRVDYILSVMNVPDFDFPPEFYEHAKALWEDEGVRACYERSNEYQLIDCAQYFLDKIDVIKQADYVPSDQDLLRCRVLTSGIFETKFQVDKVNFHMFDVGGQRDERRKWIQCFNDVTAIIFVVASSSYNMVIREDNQTNRLQEALNLFKSIWNNRWLRTISVILFLNKQDLLAEKVLAGKSKIEDYFPEFARYTTPEDATPEPGEDPRVTRAKYFIRDEFLRISTASGDGRHYCYPHFTCAVDTENIRRVFNDCRDIIQRMHLRQYELL is encoded by the exons GTGCTGGAGAATCTGGTAAAAGCACCATTGTGAAGCAGATGAGGATCCTGCATGTTAATGGGTTTAATGGAGA CAGTGAGAAGGCAACCAAAGTGCAGGACATCAAAAACAACCTGAAAGAGGCAATCGAA ACCATTGTGGCCGCCATGAGCAACCTGGTGCCCCCCGTGGAGCTGGCCAACCCTGAGAACCAGTTCAGAGTGGACTACATTCTGAGTGTGATGAACGTGCCTGACTTTGACTTCCCTCCC GAATTCTACGAGCATGCCAAGGCTCTGTGGGAGGACGAAGGAGTACGTGCCTGCTATGAACGCTCCAACGAGTACCAGCTGATTGACTGTGCCCAGTA cTTCCTGGACAAGATCGATGTGATCAAGCAGGCTGACTATGTGCCGAGCGACCAG GACCTGCTTCGCTGCCGCGTCCTGACTTCTGGAATCTTCGAGACCAAGTTCCAGGTGGACAAAGTCAACTTCCA CATGTTTGACGTGGGTGGCCAGCGCGATGAACGCCGCAAGTGGATCCAGTGCTTCAATG ATGTGACTGCCATCATCTTCGTGGTGGCCAGCAGCAGCTACAACATGGTCATCCGGGAGGACAACCAGACCAACCGCCTGCAGGAGGCTCTGAACCTCTTCAAGAGCATCTGGAACAACAG ATGGCTGCGCACCATCTCTGTGATTCTGTTCCTCAACAAGCAAGATCTGCTCGCTGAGAAAGTCCTTGCTGGGAAATCGAAGATTGAGGACTACTTTCCAGAATTTGCTCGCTACACTACTCCTGAGGATG CTACTCCCGAGCCCGGAGAGGACCCACGCGTGACCCGGGCCAAGTACTTCATTCGAGATGAGTTTCTG AGGATCAGCACTGCCAGTGGAGATGGGCGTCACTACTGCTACCCTCACTTCACCTGCGCTGTGGACACTGAGAACATCCGCCGTGTGTTCAACGACTGCCGTGACATCATTCAGCGCATGCACCTTCGTCAGTACGAGCTGCTCTAA
- the LOC100424899 gene encoding guanine nucleotide-binding protein G(s) subunit alpha isoform X8, translating to MGCLGNSKTEDQRNEEKAQREANKKIEKQLQKDKQVYRATHRLLLLGAGESGKSTIVKQMRILHVNGFNGEGGEEDPQAARSNSDGEKATKVQDIKNNLKEAIETIVAAMSNLVPPVELANPENQFRVDYILSVMNVPDFDFPPEFYEHAKALWEDEGVRACYERSNEYQLIDCAQYFLDKIDVIKQADYVPSDQDLLRCRVLTSGIFETKFQVDKVNFHMFDVGGQRDERRKWIQCFNDVTAIIFVVASSSYNMVIREDNQTNRLQEALNLFKSIWNNRWLRTISVILFLNKQDLLAEKVLAGKSKIEDYFPEFARYTTPEDATPEPGEDPRVTRAKYFIRDEFLRISTASGDGRHYCYPHFTCAVDTENIRRVFNDCRDIIQRMHLRQYELL from the exons atgGGCTGCCTCGGGAACAGTAAGACCGAGGACCAGCGCAACGAGGAGAAGGCGCAGCGTGAGGCCAACAAAAAGATCGAGAAGCAGCTGCAGAAGGACAAGCAGGTCTACCGGGCCACGCACCGCCTGCTGCTGCTGG GTGCTGGAGAATCTGGTAAAAGCACCATTGTGAAGCAGATGAGGATCCTGCATGTTAATGGGTTTAATGGAGA GGGCGGCGAAGAGGACCCGCAGGCTGCAAGGAGCAACAGCGATGG TGAGAAGGCAACCAAAGTGCAGGACATCAAAAACAACCTGAAAGAGGCAATCGAA ACCATTGTGGCCGCCATGAGCAACCTGGTGCCCCCCGTGGAGCTGGCCAACCCTGAGAACCAGTTCAGAGTGGACTACATTCTGAGTGTGATGAACGTGCCTGACTTTGACTTCCCTCCC GAATTCTACGAGCATGCCAAGGCTCTGTGGGAGGACGAAGGAGTACGTGCCTGCTATGAACGCTCCAACGAGTACCAGCTGATTGACTGTGCCCAGTA cTTCCTGGACAAGATCGATGTGATCAAGCAGGCTGACTATGTGCCGAGCGACCAG GACCTGCTTCGCTGCCGCGTCCTGACTTCTGGAATCTTCGAGACCAAGTTCCAGGTGGACAAAGTCAACTTCCA CATGTTTGACGTGGGTGGCCAGCGCGATGAACGCCGCAAGTGGATCCAGTGCTTCAATG ATGTGACTGCCATCATCTTCGTGGTGGCCAGCAGCAGCTACAACATGGTCATCCGGGAGGACAACCAGACCAACCGCCTGCAGGAGGCTCTGAACCTCTTCAAGAGCATCTGGAACAACAG ATGGCTGCGCACCATCTCTGTGATTCTGTTCCTCAACAAGCAAGATCTGCTCGCTGAGAAAGTCCTTGCTGGGAAATCGAAGATTGAGGACTACTTTCCAGAATTTGCTCGCTACACTACTCCTGAGGATG CTACTCCCGAGCCCGGAGAGGACCCACGCGTGACCCGGGCCAAGTACTTCATTCGAGATGAGTTTCTG AGGATCAGCACTGCCAGTGGAGATGGGCGTCACTACTGCTACCCTCACTTCACCTGCGCTGTGGACACTGAGAACATCCGCCGTGTGTTCAACGACTGCCGTGACATCATTCAGCGCATGCACCTTCGTCAGTACGAGCTGCTCTAA
- the LOC100424899 gene encoding guanine nucleotide-binding protein G(s) subunit alpha isoform X13: MEDAVQILLVFMDSGAGESGKSTIVKQMRILHVNGFNGEGGEEDPQAARSNSDGEKATKVQDIKNNLKEAIETIVAAMSNLVPPVELANPENQFRVDYILSVMNVPDFDFPPEFYEHAKALWEDEGVRACYERSNEYQLIDCAQYFLDKIDVIKQADYVPSDQDLLRCRVLTSGIFETKFQVDKVNFHMFDVGGQRDERRKWIQCFNDVTAIIFVVASSSYNMVIREDNQTNRLQEALNLFKSIWNNRWLRTISVILFLNKQDLLAEKVLAGKSKIEDYFPEFARYTTPEDATPEPGEDPRVTRAKYFIRDEFLRISTASGDGRHYCYPHFTCAVDTENIRRVFNDCRDIIQRMHLRQYELL, from the exons GTGCTGGAGAATCTGGTAAAAGCACCATTGTGAAGCAGATGAGGATCCTGCATGTTAATGGGTTTAATGGAGA GGGCGGCGAAGAGGACCCGCAGGCTGCAAGGAGCAACAGCGATGG TGAGAAGGCAACCAAAGTGCAGGACATCAAAAACAACCTGAAAGAGGCAATCGAA ACCATTGTGGCCGCCATGAGCAACCTGGTGCCCCCCGTGGAGCTGGCCAACCCTGAGAACCAGTTCAGAGTGGACTACATTCTGAGTGTGATGAACGTGCCTGACTTTGACTTCCCTCCC GAATTCTACGAGCATGCCAAGGCTCTGTGGGAGGACGAAGGAGTACGTGCCTGCTATGAACGCTCCAACGAGTACCAGCTGATTGACTGTGCCCAGTA cTTCCTGGACAAGATCGATGTGATCAAGCAGGCTGACTATGTGCCGAGCGACCAG GACCTGCTTCGCTGCCGCGTCCTGACTTCTGGAATCTTCGAGACCAAGTTCCAGGTGGACAAAGTCAACTTCCA CATGTTTGACGTGGGTGGCCAGCGCGATGAACGCCGCAAGTGGATCCAGTGCTTCAATG ATGTGACTGCCATCATCTTCGTGGTGGCCAGCAGCAGCTACAACATGGTCATCCGGGAGGACAACCAGACCAACCGCCTGCAGGAGGCTCTGAACCTCTTCAAGAGCATCTGGAACAACAG ATGGCTGCGCACCATCTCTGTGATTCTGTTCCTCAACAAGCAAGATCTGCTCGCTGAGAAAGTCCTTGCTGGGAAATCGAAGATTGAGGACTACTTTCCAGAATTTGCTCGCTACACTACTCCTGAGGATG CTACTCCCGAGCCCGGAGAGGACCCACGCGTGACCCGGGCCAAGTACTTCATTCGAGATGAGTTTCTG AGGATCAGCACTGCCAGTGGAGATGGGCGTCACTACTGCTACCCTCACTTCACCTGCGCTGTGGACACTGAGAACATCCGCCGTGTGTTCAACGACTGCCGTGACATCATTCAGCGCATGCACCTTCGTCAGTACGAGCTGCTCTAA
- the LOC100424899 gene encoding guanine nucleotide-binding protein G(s) subunit alpha isoform X10, which yields MGCLGNSKTEDQRNEEKAQREANKKIEKQLQKDKQVYRATHRLLLLGAGESGKSTIVKQMRILHVNGFNGDEKATKVQDIKNNLKEAIETIVAAMSNLVPPVELANPENQFRVDYILSVMNVPDFDFPPEFYEHAKALWEDEGVRACYERSNEYQLIDCAQYFLDKIDVIKQADYVPSDQDLLRCRVLTSGIFETKFQVDKVNFHMFDVGGQRDERRKWIQCFNDVTAIIFVVASSSYNMVIREDNQTNRLQEALNLFKSIWNNRWLRTISVILFLNKQDLLAEKVLAGKSKIEDYFPEFARYTTPEDATPEPGEDPRVTRAKYFIRDEFLRISTASGDGRHYCYPHFTCAVDTENIRRVFNDCRDIIQRMHLRQYELL from the exons atgGGCTGCCTCGGGAACAGTAAGACCGAGGACCAGCGCAACGAGGAGAAGGCGCAGCGTGAGGCCAACAAAAAGATCGAGAAGCAGCTGCAGAAGGACAAGCAGGTCTACCGGGCCACGCACCGCCTGCTGCTGCTGG GTGCTGGAGAATCTGGTAAAAGCACCATTGTGAAGCAGATGAGGATCCTGCATGTTAATGGGTTTAATGGAGA TGAGAAGGCAACCAAAGTGCAGGACATCAAAAACAACCTGAAAGAGGCAATCGAA ACCATTGTGGCCGCCATGAGCAACCTGGTGCCCCCCGTGGAGCTGGCCAACCCTGAGAACCAGTTCAGAGTGGACTACATTCTGAGTGTGATGAACGTGCCTGACTTTGACTTCCCTCCC GAATTCTACGAGCATGCCAAGGCTCTGTGGGAGGACGAAGGAGTACGTGCCTGCTATGAACGCTCCAACGAGTACCAGCTGATTGACTGTGCCCAGTA cTTCCTGGACAAGATCGATGTGATCAAGCAGGCTGACTATGTGCCGAGCGACCAG GACCTGCTTCGCTGCCGCGTCCTGACTTCTGGAATCTTCGAGACCAAGTTCCAGGTGGACAAAGTCAACTTCCA CATGTTTGACGTGGGTGGCCAGCGCGATGAACGCCGCAAGTGGATCCAGTGCTTCAATG ATGTGACTGCCATCATCTTCGTGGTGGCCAGCAGCAGCTACAACATGGTCATCCGGGAGGACAACCAGACCAACCGCCTGCAGGAGGCTCTGAACCTCTTCAAGAGCATCTGGAACAACAG ATGGCTGCGCACCATCTCTGTGATTCTGTTCCTCAACAAGCAAGATCTGCTCGCTGAGAAAGTCCTTGCTGGGAAATCGAAGATTGAGGACTACTTTCCAGAATTTGCTCGCTACACTACTCCTGAGGATG CTACTCCCGAGCCCGGAGAGGACCCACGCGTGACCCGGGCCAAGTACTTCATTCGAGATGAGTTTCTG AGGATCAGCACTGCCAGTGGAGATGGGCGTCACTACTGCTACCCTCACTTCACCTGCGCTGTGGACACTGAGAACATCCGCCGTGTGTTCAACGACTGCCGTGACATCATTCAGCGCATGCACCTTCGTCAGTACGAGCTGCTCTAA
- the LOC100424899 gene encoding guanine nucleotide-binding protein G(s) subunit alpha isoform X12: MEDAVQILLVFMDSGAGESGKSTIVKQMRILHVNGFNGEGGEEDPQAARSNSDGSEKATKVQDIKNNLKEAIETIVAAMSNLVPPVELANPENQFRVDYILSVMNVPDFDFPPEFYEHAKALWEDEGVRACYERSNEYQLIDCAQYFLDKIDVIKQADYVPSDQDLLRCRVLTSGIFETKFQVDKVNFHMFDVGGQRDERRKWIQCFNDVTAIIFVVASSSYNMVIREDNQTNRLQEALNLFKSIWNNRWLRTISVILFLNKQDLLAEKVLAGKSKIEDYFPEFARYTTPEDATPEPGEDPRVTRAKYFIRDEFLRISTASGDGRHYCYPHFTCAVDTENIRRVFNDCRDIIQRMHLRQYELL; encoded by the exons GTGCTGGAGAATCTGGTAAAAGCACCATTGTGAAGCAGATGAGGATCCTGCATGTTAATGGGTTTAATGGAGA GGGCGGCGAAGAGGACCCGCAGGCTGCAAGGAGCAACAGCGATG GCAGTGAGAAGGCAACCAAAGTGCAGGACATCAAAAACAACCTGAAAGAGGCAATCGAA ACCATTGTGGCCGCCATGAGCAACCTGGTGCCCCCCGTGGAGCTGGCCAACCCTGAGAACCAGTTCAGAGTGGACTACATTCTGAGTGTGATGAACGTGCCTGACTTTGACTTCCCTCCC GAATTCTACGAGCATGCCAAGGCTCTGTGGGAGGACGAAGGAGTACGTGCCTGCTATGAACGCTCCAACGAGTACCAGCTGATTGACTGTGCCCAGTA cTTCCTGGACAAGATCGATGTGATCAAGCAGGCTGACTATGTGCCGAGCGACCAG GACCTGCTTCGCTGCCGCGTCCTGACTTCTGGAATCTTCGAGACCAAGTTCCAGGTGGACAAAGTCAACTTCCA CATGTTTGACGTGGGTGGCCAGCGCGATGAACGCCGCAAGTGGATCCAGTGCTTCAATG ATGTGACTGCCATCATCTTCGTGGTGGCCAGCAGCAGCTACAACATGGTCATCCGGGAGGACAACCAGACCAACCGCCTGCAGGAGGCTCTGAACCTCTTCAAGAGCATCTGGAACAACAG ATGGCTGCGCACCATCTCTGTGATTCTGTTCCTCAACAAGCAAGATCTGCTCGCTGAGAAAGTCCTTGCTGGGAAATCGAAGATTGAGGACTACTTTCCAGAATTTGCTCGCTACACTACTCCTGAGGATG CTACTCCCGAGCCCGGAGAGGACCCACGCGTGACCCGGGCCAAGTACTTCATTCGAGATGAGTTTCTG AGGATCAGCACTGCCAGTGGAGATGGGCGTCACTACTGCTACCCTCACTTCACCTGCGCTGTGGACACTGAGAACATCCGCCGTGTGTTCAACGACTGCCGTGACATCATTCAGCGCATGCACCTTCGTCAGTACGAGCTGCTCTAA
- the LOC100424899 gene encoding guanine nucleotide-binding protein G(s) subunit alpha isoform X18, protein MRILHVNGFNGDEKATKVQDIKNNLKEAIETIVAAMSNLVPPVELANPENQFRVDYILSVMNVPDFDFPPEFYEHAKALWEDEGVRACYERSNEYQLIDCAQYFLDKIDVIKQADYVPSDQDLLRCRVLTSGIFETKFQVDKVNFHMFDVGGQRDERRKWIQCFNDVTAIIFVVASSSYNMVIREDNQTNRLQEALNLFKSIWNNRWLRTISVILFLNKQDLLAEKVLAGKSKIEDYFPEFARYTTPEDATPEPGEDPRVTRAKYFIRDEFLRISTASGDGRHYCYPHFTCAVDTENIRRVFNDCRDIIQRMHLRQYELL, encoded by the exons ATGAGGATCCTGCATGTTAATGGGTTTAATGGAGA TGAGAAGGCAACCAAAGTGCAGGACATCAAAAACAACCTGAAAGAGGCAATCGAA ACCATTGTGGCCGCCATGAGCAACCTGGTGCCCCCCGTGGAGCTGGCCAACCCTGAGAACCAGTTCAGAGTGGACTACATTCTGAGTGTGATGAACGTGCCTGACTTTGACTTCCCTCCC GAATTCTACGAGCATGCCAAGGCTCTGTGGGAGGACGAAGGAGTACGTGCCTGCTATGAACGCTCCAACGAGTACCAGCTGATTGACTGTGCCCAGTA cTTCCTGGACAAGATCGATGTGATCAAGCAGGCTGACTATGTGCCGAGCGACCAG GACCTGCTTCGCTGCCGCGTCCTGACTTCTGGAATCTTCGAGACCAAGTTCCAGGTGGACAAAGTCAACTTCCA CATGTTTGACGTGGGTGGCCAGCGCGATGAACGCCGCAAGTGGATCCAGTGCTTCAATG ATGTGACTGCCATCATCTTCGTGGTGGCCAGCAGCAGCTACAACATGGTCATCCGGGAGGACAACCAGACCAACCGCCTGCAGGAGGCTCTGAACCTCTTCAAGAGCATCTGGAACAACAG ATGGCTGCGCACCATCTCTGTGATTCTGTTCCTCAACAAGCAAGATCTGCTCGCTGAGAAAGTCCTTGCTGGGAAATCGAAGATTGAGGACTACTTTCCAGAATTTGCTCGCTACACTACTCCTGAGGATG CTACTCCCGAGCCCGGAGAGGACCCACGCGTGACCCGGGCCAAGTACTTCATTCGAGATGAGTTTCTG AGGATCAGCACTGCCAGTGGAGATGGGCGTCACTACTGCTACCCTCACTTCACCTGCGCTGTGGACACTGAGAACATCCGCCGTGTGTTCAACGACTGCCGTGACATCATTCAGCGCATGCACCTTCGTCAGTACGAGCTGCTCTAA